A window of Methanocaldococcus vulcanius M7 genomic DNA:
TTTAAGTTTAGATGGAATAAAGGAAGAATTAAAACACAAAAAAGTTATTGTTGTATCTCCGATAGTAGGAAACTCAGCTGTTTCTGGACCTGCAGGAAAATTGATGAAAGTTAAAGGTTATGATGTTTCAGTTAAAGGGGTATATGAATATTACAAGGACATAATAGATGTTTTAGTTATTGACTCCAAAGATAAAGATATTTCAGGAGAAATTCCCTGTGAGGTTTTAATAACAAACACCATTATGAAAACAATAGACGATAAAATAAGATTAGCAAAAAATATAATAGAATTTTGTGGTTCTTTATGAGGCCGGTAGCATTGATCACCACAAAACCGGGATTCGAGCCAGAACTTAAAAAAGAAATTGAATCCCTTAAAATAAAGAAAAAGGTTGTATGGACACCATTTAGAGGATTACTAAAAGTATTATCTTACGATCCTAACAAATTTTTAAGAGAAGTAGAGTATAATAAGGAAGAACTTAAATTTTTATTTCGAGTAATTCCATTAGAAAAAGAGTGTGAGACAAATATAGAAAGCATAAAGAGGGCAGTTTTTTCTTTAATTGAAAAGAAAAAAGATAAAATAATTGGTAAATCTTTTGTTGTAAGATGCAACAGAAGAGGATCGCATTCATTTAAAAGTGAGGATATAGAAAGAGAAATTGGAAAATACATCTTAGATAAATTTAATAATTTAAATTTAAAAGTAAATTTAAAAAACTGGGATTTTAAAGTAAATATTGAAATCTTACAAGATGAATCTTACGTTTCAGTATTTACTGAGAGTTTTAAAGATATTTCAATACATAAAAACATACAAAACTTAGAAAAGTTAAAAAAGTATGAAGCGAGACCATTGAATAGATCAGAGAGAAAAATGCAGGAGTTAATAGAAAAGTTTCCAGAGTTGTTTATCGATCTTAATTGTGTGGTAGATATAGGCGCATCTCCAGGAGGTTGGGCTAAACTCTTATCTAAATTAGCAAAAAAGGTTTATGCGATAGATACCGGAGAATTAAAAGTTAAAAATGACAATATCATTCATATAAAAAAGAGGGCAGAATCTGTAAATTTTAAAGAGGATATTAACGAAGATATTGACCTAATAACTAATGATACTAATTTATATCCTATTGAATCGATTTTGTTAACACTAAGATTTGTAAACTATTTGAAATCAGGAGGTTATATTATCCACACAGTAAAAGCTGAGGACTATTCTAAAAAGAAATCCTCTTTGAGTGAAATTTTAGAGATATTGAACCGTAGATCAGATATTCACATATATAAGATAATTAATTTAAAGGCAAATACTAAAAATGAACTCACATTGATACTCAAAAAAGTGTAGCAAAAATATTATGGAATATTTCCGAAAAATATATATACTGCAAAATAGAAAATTGAAAATGTAAATTTCTGAGGTGATATTATGGCTGAGCTTCCAGTTGCACCATGCGTAAGGATATTGAAAAAGGCGGGAGCAGAGAGAGTTAGTGAAGAGGCAGGAAAATACTTTGCTGAGGTATTAGAAGAAATTGCATTAGAGATCGCTAAGAAATCTGTCGAATTGGCTAAGCATGCGAAGAGAAAGACCGTTAAAGTTGAAGATGTAAAGATGGCTTTGAATGGATAGAGCCACCCTTACATAATAATTATTAATATGCAACACCTTTTTATTTTTTGTGGATATTAATCTTTATATTTTAATACTCGAATTTATATTGAATTAAAATTAAATACTCCCTTTTTAATACTTTGAATGACTCTTTTAGACGGATCATGATAAAAGGTGAAAAAGAATGAGGATCGTTTTTGACTTGGGCGGATCGGTTGTGATGCCAAAAGAAGGAGCAGATCCAGAAAAAATTAAAAAATATGCAAATACTTTTAAGGAAATTAAAGATGAAGGGCATGAAGTTGCGATAGTAGTTGGAGGAGGTAAAACTGCAAGGGAGTATATTGAAATAGGTAGAAAACTCGGAGCAAATGAAAGTTTTTGTGATGAGCTTGGGATAATGGCTACGAGAATGAATGCAATGATACTAATAACCGCCTTAGGAAATTATAGTATAAAAAAAGTCCCTACATCATTTGAAGAGGCAGAGTTTATTTTAAATTTGGGAAAAATTCCTGTTATGGGAGGAACACATCCTGCACATACAACGGATGCGGTAGCTGCTTCATTAGCAGAGTTCATAAACGCAGATCTATTAGTTATAGGAACGAATGTCGATGGTGTTTATGATAAAGACCCAAATAAATATTCAGATGCAAAAAAACATGAAAAGATGAGTGTAAAAGAACTTGTGGAATTGTCATTATCCTCTTCATTAAAAGCTGGATCTTCCTCAGTAGTTGATCCCCTTGCAGCGAAAATTATTGAGAGGGCTAAATTAAAAGTAGCAGTAGTCAAGGGAACTCCAGAAGAACTCCTAAATGTCAGTAGAGGAGTCATAAACGGAACAATAATAGAGGGATAGATATGGAAATACCAAAACATAGACATTGTTTAAACTGTGGGATTTCTATTCCACCAGATCAAGTATTCTGCTCAGAAAAATGCAGATTAGAGTATATGCAAAGAAGAAAGAGAATGTTAAGGACACAATACATGTTTTTAGCAATTGCAGGGCTTATCATTCTCTACTACATAATTACAATTGCATTCAAAGTTTAACCAAAAACTATTTAAAACATATTCTCCTCAATAAATACTGCCCTACATTCTCTCTATTGTCCTGACCTCAGGTTGGGACTCGTTGATGATCCAGTTGAGTTCCGTTCCTTTTCCCCAAAGGAACGAAAAAACGATGAAACTGGGGAGGCGGAGGGCGATTCTAACAAGACAATCTCAACATTAAAATATTGAAAAAC
This region includes:
- a CDS encoding THUMP domain-containing protein, with translation MRPVALITTKPGFEPELKKEIESLKIKKKVVWTPFRGLLKVLSYDPNKFLREVEYNKEELKFLFRVIPLEKECETNIESIKRAVFSLIEKKKDKIIGKSFVVRCNRRGSHSFKSEDIEREIGKYILDKFNNLNLKVNLKNWDFKVNIEILQDESYVSVFTESFKDISIHKNIQNLEKLKKYEARPLNRSERKMQELIEKFPELFIDLNCVVDIGASPGGWAKLLSKLAKKVYAIDTGELKVKNDNIIHIKKRAESVNFKEDINEDIDLITNDTNLYPIESILLTLRFVNYLKSGGYIIHTVKAEDYSKKKSSLSEILEILNRRSDIHIYKIINLKANTKNELTLILKKV
- a CDS encoding histone family protein, with the translated sequence MAELPVAPCVRILKKAGAERVSEEAGKYFAEVLEEIALEIAKKSVELAKHAKRKTVKVEDVKMALNG
- the pyrH gene encoding UMP kinase; translation: MRIVFDLGGSVVMPKEGADPEKIKKYANTFKEIKDEGHEVAIVVGGGKTAREYIEIGRKLGANESFCDELGIMATRMNAMILITALGNYSIKKVPTSFEEAEFILNLGKIPVMGGTHPAHTTDAVAASLAEFINADLLVIGTNVDGVYDKDPNKYSDAKKHEKMSVKELVELSLSSSLKAGSSSVVDPLAAKIIERAKLKVAVVKGTPEELLNVSRGVINGTIIEG
- a CDS encoding DUF2116 family Zn-ribbon domain-containing protein codes for the protein MEIPKHRHCLNCGISIPPDQVFCSEKCRLEYMQRRKRMLRTQYMFLAIAGLIILYYIITIAFKV